The following are encoded in a window of Narcine bancroftii isolate sNarBan1 chromosome 2, sNarBan1.hap1, whole genome shotgun sequence genomic DNA:
- the rps5 gene encoding small ribosomal subunit protein uS7 → MTDWEGVPAVAETPEIKLFGKWSTDDVQINDISLQDYIAVKEKYAKYLPHSSGRYAAKRFRKAQCPIVERLTNSMMMHGRNNGKKLMTVRIVKHAFEIIHLLTGENPLQVLVNAIINSGPREDSTRIGRAGTVRRQAVDVSPLRRVNQAIWLLCTGAREAAFRNIKTIAECLADELINAAKGSSNSYAIKKKDELERVAKSNR, encoded by the exons ATGACTGATTGGGAGGGAGTGCCTGCCGTCGCAGAGACTCCGGAGATCAAGCTGTTCGGCAAATGGAGTACTGACGATGTCCAGATCAACGACATTTCCTTGCAG GACTACATCGCTGTGAAGGAGAAGTATGCCAAGTACCTGCCCCACAGTTCTGGCCGTTACGCGGCCAAGCGTTTTCGCAAGGCCCAGTGCCCCATCGTGGAGCGTCTGACCAACTCCATGATGATGCATGGCCGCAACAACGGCAAGAAGCTGATGACCGTGCGCATCGTGAAGCATGCTTTTGAGATCATCCACCTACTGACCGGTGAG AACCCACTGCAGGTGTTGGTGAATGCCATCATCAACAGCGGCCCCCGGGAAGACTCCACCCGGATAGGGCGAGCCGGCACGGTGCGGAGACAGGCTGTCGACGTGTCCCCGCTGCGGCGTGTTAACCAG GCGATCTGGTTGCTCTGCACTGGGGCCAGAGAGGCGGCATTCAGGAACATCAAAACCATTGCGGAATGCTTGGCGGATGAGCTCATCAATGCTGCTAAG GGCTCTTCTAACTCCTATGCCATCAAGAAGAAGGATGAGTTGGAGCGTGTGGCCAAGTCGAACCGTTAA
- the LOC138752986 gene encoding uncharacterized protein, whose product MWRSLWSVPLDFVMARPAASGPISLILRPGTRPFTGPLDPPRCGRPDRTGPPLPPESPKDEDITEPTFPADDPPPKGLAAGCTVIIKQGLADAAPLRGARRWPATARAPNPQCRLGYRHVFCGRRGETAAMRLMKRGRMTTKRSCRHLSINGTRPGKWSDAHSAWRNSAERKIIVSTFPSGCSIPSGPQADCICQGYYTVMK is encoded by the exons ATGTGGCGGAGTCTTTGGAGTGTCCCTCTGGACTTTGTTATG GCCCGTCCTGCGGCCTCCGGGCCTATCTCACTCATCCTCCGGCCTGGAACCAGACCCTTCACCGGGCCCCTCGACCCCCCGAGGTGCGGACGCCCGGACCGGACCGGACCACCCCTTCCCCCCGAGAGCCCCAAAGACGAGGACATCACCGAACCCACCTTCCCCGCTGACGATCCGCCGCCGAAAGGACTCGCTGCGGGTTGCACCGTGATCATAAAGCAGGGGCTGGCCGACGCCGCCCCGCTCCGCGGAGCACGTCGCTGGCCGGCAACTGCGCGTGCGCCAAATCCGCAGTGCAGGTTGGGATACCGCCATGTTTTCTGCGGGCGTCGAGGAGAAACCGCGGCGATGAGGCTAatgaagaggggaagaatgaCAACAAAGAGAAGCTGCAGGCACCTATCGA TAAATGGGACCCGTCCTGGCAAATGGAGCGATGCACACTctgcctggaggaactcagcagagagaaaaataattgtcAGCACTTTCCCCAGCGGCTGCTCGATCCCCTCAGGTCCTCAAGCTGATTGTATTTGTCAAGGTTATTATACTGTCATGAAATAA